In Blastopirellula sediminis, the following proteins share a genomic window:
- the mddA gene encoding methanethiol S-methyltransferase, whose translation MAKRIAVLLFGALAYVTFLGVFLYSIGFIGNLWVPRTIDAPVQLGTASAIAVNLLLIVAFGIQHSGMARPAFKRWLTQYIPKAAERSLYVMTTNILMIALFLVWQPMPQVVWHATSLPAQVILYTLYGCGWGLIFFSSCLINHFDLFGMRQSWLYFRGVEYTPLKFQMPVLYRYIRHPLYVGWFLVFWMTPTMSVGHLLFAIGTTVYILAAIPMEERDLVAVHGSDYEEYRRRVRMFIPKIF comes from the coding sequence ATGGCAAAACGAATTGCAGTCCTGTTGTTTGGCGCGCTCGCCTACGTCACTTTTTTAGGAGTATTCCTCTACTCCATCGGTTTTATCGGCAACTTGTGGGTCCCCCGCACGATCGACGCGCCCGTCCAACTGGGAACCGCCAGCGCGATCGCGGTGAACTTGCTGCTGATCGTCGCCTTCGGCATTCAGCATTCCGGCATGGCCCGTCCCGCGTTCAAACGTTGGCTGACGCAGTACATCCCGAAAGCGGCCGAACGTAGCTTATACGTGATGACGACCAACATTTTGATGATCGCCCTGTTCCTGGTCTGGCAACCGATGCCGCAGGTAGTCTGGCATGCGACTTCGCTGCCGGCGCAAGTGATCCTCTACACGTTGTACGGTTGCGGTTGGGGGTTGATCTTCTTCTCCTCCTGCTTGATCAATCACTTCGACCTGTTCGGCATGCGTCAGTCGTGGCTCTACTTCCGCGGCGTCGAATATACTCCGCTGAAGTTCCAGATGCCGGTGTTATATCGGTACATTCGCCATCCGCTGTACGTCGGCTGGTTCCTGGTCTTTTGGATGACGCCGACGATGTCGGTGGGTCACTTGCTCTTCGCGATCGGTACGACCGTCTACATCCTGGCGGCAATCCCGATGGAAGAACGAGACCTGGTCGCCGTTCACGGTTCCGACTACGAAGAGTACCGTCGTCGCGTGCGGATGTTTATTCCGAAGATTTTCTAA